ACACCGTGATTAAGTACATGACTGATGGCATGCTTCTTAGGGAGATCCTTATTGACGAGAATCTAACGCAATACTCAGTCATAATGCTTGATGAAGCACACGAGCGAACCATAAGCACAGATATTCTTTTTGGGTTGCTAAAAATGCTCGTCGGTCGTAGACCGGATCTTCGTCTTATTGTCACTTCGGCTACATTGGATGTAGAAAAATTTTCAGAGTATTTTTTCAACTGTAATGTTTTCTCAATCCCTGGGAGGACTTTCCCGGTAGAGATCTTGTATACCAAGCAACCAGAGATTGATTATTTAGAAGCAGCTTTGATCACTGTTCTGCAGATCCACTTGACAGAACCTGAAGGGGACATTCTTGTCTTCTTGACGGGGCAGGAAGAAATTGATTTTGCGTGCCAGTGTCTTTATGATAGAATGAAAGCTCTTGGCAGAAATGTTCCTGAACTGATCATTCTTCCGGTGTATAGTGCGCTACCCAGTGAGATTCAATCTAGGATTTTCGACCCAGCCCCTCCTGGGAAAAGAAAAGTAGTTGTTGCAACAAATATTGCTGAAGCTTCTCTCACCATTGACGGGATATATTATGTGGTTGATCCTGGATTTGCCAAACAAAATGTTTATAATCCAAAGCAGGGGCTTGATTCTCTGGTTGTAACCCCAATTTCACAGGCATCAGCCAAACAACGAGCTGGAAGAGCTGGTCGTACAGGACCTGGCAAATGCTACCGTCTTTATACAGAGAGTGCGTACCGAAATGAAATGTCTCCTACATCAATTCCTGAAATTCAGAGGAGTAATCTTGGGATGACTACATTGACAATGAAAGCTATGGGAATTAATGATctactttcttttgattttatgGATCCACCACCTCCCCAAGCTCTTATCTCTGCCATGGAGCAATTGTATAGCCTGGGAGCTTTGGACGAGGAGGGTCTTTTGACCAAGCTGGGAAGAAAGATGGCTGAATTTCCCATGGAGCCCCCACTATCAAAGATGCTTTTGGCAAGTGTCGACCTTGGATGCAGTAATGAGATTATAACTATAATTGCAATGATTCAAACTGGTAATGTTTTTTATCGGCCCAGGGAGAAGCAATCACAAGCTGACCAAAGGAAGGCCAAATTTTTCCAACAAGAGGGTGATCACTTAACTTTGCTGGCTGTTTATGAGGCTTGGAAAGCAAAGAATTTTTCTGGTCCGTGGTGTTTTGAAAATTTCATTCAGTCTCGATCCTTGCGGAGGGCACAAGATGTTAGGAAACAACTTCTCAGTATAATGGACAAGTATGATCttgttatcttttttttttctttttcttacagCATCCCCCTCTTACGGTCTTACCCCATCTCTAAACAGGATATAAAGCTGGCGCTTCATTGGTGTCATACTATTGTTTGATCTCTGTTGGTCATCAATTTTTATTCTATCATCATCTACTTTTTCTATTTGCTTTCATAAGGTGATGCAATCTTGGTTGTCGTTCAAGCTGACTATCTTCTGCACTTTGCCTAAGTATTTAGTTTGGGTtactttgctttttttttttttttcccttgcGCATCTCTGTGGGTTATTATGTGATTTGTTTCCATAGGGGTTAGCTAATtgctacttatatttctgagcTTATTTTTAATGGGAACTTTTCTGAACCACCTTTGTTACTTTCTCCAGGTATAAATTGGATGTGGTGAGTGCTGGCAATAATCCTACAAAAATAAGCAAGGCAATTTGTGCAGGATTTTTCTTTCATGCAGCAAGGAAAGATCCTCAAGAGGGTTACAGAACCCTTGTCGAGAATCAACCTGTTTACATCCACCCGAGCAGTGCGTTATTTCAGAGGCAACCTGACTGGGTGATCTACCATGAACTGGTTATGACTACAAAAGAGTACATGCGTGAAGTTACTGTTGTTGATCCAAAATGGCTGATCGAACTAGCTCCTAGATTTTTCAAAGTATCAGACTCCACGAAAATGAGTAAGCGTAAACTTCAAGAGCGAATTGAGCCTCTTTATGATAGATATAATGAGCCTAACTCTTGGCGTTTGAGCAAAAGACGGGGTTAATTTATGTTTTGAAGTCTTATCGACTTTTTTCTCATGTCAAATACAAGTACGTAGTATCAGTTAACTTGTAGAGTGGTAAGCTGTAAATGCCTGTGTTTGTATGCCAATGGGTGAATCATTATATTTCACTATTGAAACTTAAGGTTCTATGTTAATTCATGGTAATCATTGTCATCATATTCCTTGACTTTGGTCTGTACGACTGTACCCCCTCTCGGTCTTCTCATTTCTATCACAAAAAGTACTTGTGTAAGACGGCCTTACACAAGTTTTTTGTAAAATGGGTTTCTGAATACTTCTTTTATGGTGGTTTGGATCTgttttatacggagtattattgtGTTAAATCCGATAATGTCCAAACCTAAATTGATCGATCCAAAGCCAATCATTCTGGAAAATGAGCAATTTGAAATGACCAGATTGATCGGAAGACACTATGTCGAAATTATCTAAGGTTCTCTTCATGACCTGACCGAAAATTGATTGGCCTCATATTAACTCTATTTGCAATTTGAAACTCGAGTGTATTTATTTATAAACGAATTGACGTGAAGTCACGAACTGACTGAGGCAACTAGCCAACTATATCCGACCTCATTAGCCGTTCGCGAGTTGACAGCAAAACGGATGCAGTGGAAAATGCTACTTACTGCCTACTACTCGTACATAGTTTCAGAAGATTGATTATGCGAAAAAGCGAAGTCGGAGAACTTCATGACTACACCATAGAAAATGGGAAGCAACGGCAACCAGAGGAAGAACCTGATGAGAGGATACTCAAAACAAACTAAATAATCTCATTTCTCAACTCACAGAACTTTTAATAGTTTTACATTGCATTCTTCCTACACAACTTCTGTAGTACAACATTCAGACTATTACAAAAGAAAGAGGACAAATAGAATTGCTAAAAAAACATTACAAATGCTAAACGATAGATTCGTATTAAAAAAAACTCGTGATATGGTGGACAAATACTAAGAGCATGTACAATAGAGAGGAGATTATGATCCTCTTATTTTTTCTTTCTCCCACTCTTTTTTGGACACCTCACTTTCTCTATCATCCACTTCCATCCTCACTATTTTCATCCTCTTCTTATTTATTTTGCCCTACAATAGAGAGGATCCTCTTTTTTATCCTCTAACATTTTAATTGCATTTCAACttatattaaaataaaaaaataaaaagcaaATACTAAATTTGGACAAATATAATTGGATAGTTGGCAAGACAGGCCAATGTTCCACTTCCTCTAAAACTAGAGGAAGTGGAGATAACATCCTCCTTCTAAGAGGATCCTTTGTCATCTCCACAATGATAGAGGACCTCCTCTTTTATGAGAGAGAGGCTAAGAGAGGAGTAAAATCCTCTCTATTGTACATGCTCTAAGGACATTATATCAAGAACTAATTTCTCACATCTACATCCCTGAAAATAAGAGCAGTAATGAATATTTGCATATCTTCCACAAAAAGTCGAACATAAGAATCAAATATCTCATTATCAATCTACCAGTGGCAGGTATCGAATTAAACATCAACAGCAAAATTCCGCTCCTCAAGTCACGACTTAATTCTTCTCCATCTTGTCTTTCTGGTTCTGATACTCCTCCAATTCCTTCAACCACAAATCACCAAACTCACATTCCTTCCAAGCATCAAACCAAGGTCCACCGAGTGTATAATGAATCGCCTTAGGGACAGTATCAGGCTTACCCTCAACAACCCGATTATGTCCAACAAGAAAGTTCCAAACAAAGGGAATCTCCCCAATCTCATGATCTTCCAACCACTGAAACCGATGCAAATACGCCCCGGTCTGTGTATTCACAATCTCAGGAGTCAAAACCTTATTCTTAACATGCCCACAATTATACAACACCATTGAAGACCAATTCTTCCTAGGATAAACCGTCTGGACCGCCCCGTCCATCTTAGTGGTCTCTTTAGGTGCATAATCATGTTGCACACACATAATTGCATACTTATCAtcaatcaaaccaaccaaatccTTAAAATCACTCAAATACAAGAAATCGCAATCGACAAACATTGCCCAACCCTCAAAATTAGCCAAATGTGGTGTAAGAAATCTGGTAAATGAAAATTCAGTGCTCTCTAATTTCCCCCTTTCTCTCCAATACAAACCCTTTTGCCTTAATTCACATTGTTTAATTGGGTATATTTCTAAAGGGATTGAAGATCTCTTCAAAAGTGAATACTTGCATACTTCATATGCAATGTCTTCTTTTGGGTCATACCCAATAAAGATCTTGAATGGAATTAGGGTTCCATTGTTTTGAATTGATGAATCATTGATTAATTTTTGGGGATTTAGCAAATTAGGGTTTGCTGCAATTGAACCCAAATCTGTTGATCCCATTACTTGGATTTCTTGGATCTTTTGAATTAGATTGTTGTATGGTGATTAGTGAACAGGAGAGGAATTAAACTGGGTATCTAAGATTAGAGTGAATAAATGAAGAGGAAGGAAATGCCTAAATTTCTGGAGATGAATAAAGGATTTTACCAGAAATGTAGGCGGGAAGAGTGTGAAATCTTGGCACCGACAAATCTTCGTTAAATGCGcaaatggatcctctccattacttttgtgtccatttccactcacatacattattatattatatatttctacctcatttatttaccttttaattcCGAAATAAATCTACAACCATCCGATCGGGCCCAGATTTAATCCGAGCCATTAATAAGTAATGGACCTCCATTTCTTTTTatgaaatggagaggatcctttCTCGTTAAATGCGGGGTGGTGAACAATGGACGAACtttaagatttacgtcaaaagttaAAAGCAGAATGTGTGATCGGGGAATTGTGAAAGTAAGGGACCCTAATCGTCTAATCGAGCCGAGTCGATATCTCatactctcttttctttttcttttttgaaGTCCCAAAGTGAGTTAATTTATAGggtttttgtcaaacacaacctttaaaaaaaaatttattccaaacaccacctttaaaaaaaaagtttgtaaaacacaacctttaataaattttttgttgtcaaacacgactttttggccgaaggacttaacattttgtaatggggtaactttcagtcgatgtttgagatagcaaacgatgtcggtttgaggcttttttggactcgttggaaaggtgaaAATACAGGTTTTCCAGGGGTTATCAATACGATGGTCAAAGGCGgcttatgtggggtctattgttgtgtaaagtaaggctggtcggagAGATTAGCGAGTGGTCGGGGATATTTAGTGGGTCTTTTAAAGAGGTTATGATactttgtttggtctgaaaattggtatgtaggtagcGGGAAGTGTAAGGTAGGCCATAGTtgtgttgttttttgtggttgtttgTTGTAAGTGCTGGTTTGAGGTGAGTTAATTGACCCACAAAAaagaaatcctactttgacattcttttgaatgttttttaccttcaaattaactcccctcgaaccaccacttgtaaccaacaaccacaaaaaacaacacaactacgacctaccttacactccccgctacctacataccaattttcagaccaaacaaagcatcataacctctttaaaagacccactaaaaatcccGACCACTCGTTAATCTTtccgaccagccttactttacacaacaATAGACTCCACATAAGGCCACTTTTGACCATCGTGTTGATAACCCatggaaagcttgtatttccacctttccaacgagtccaagaacacctcaaaccgacatcgtttgctatcCCAAACATTGATTGAAAGTTACCCCATTGCAAAATTTAAGTCTTTcagccaaaaagtcgtgtttgacaacaaaaaatttattaaaggttgtgttttacaaactttttttttaaaggtggtgttaggaaaaaaaaaaatttaaaggttgtgtttgacaaaaaaaccctaatttatatTATGAAGATCAGAAACAGCACAAAGATCAGCCGGAGGGGGTAGGATGTTACCCCAACACCGTCTCCCTAGATGCAAAGAGCTCAAATGAGCAAGTTCGTGCGCTACACTATTAAGCTTCCTACTAACAAAAGACCAATCAAC
This sequence is a window from Silene latifolia isolate original U9 population chromosome 8, ASM4854445v1, whole genome shotgun sequence. Protein-coding genes within it:
- the LOC141597053 gene encoding putative pre-mRNA-splicing factor ATP-dependent RNA helicase DEAH5 isoform X1, which translates into the protein MEAIDKKKKEDTNDDVLKKLEYLSLVSKVCSELDTHLATSDKILAEFIIELGHRCVTLDQFDSELRKNGAVLPDYFLKSLLTVIHAILPPTPKGNNGGDDHSRVRYDSGGDGGSYRSDEIELYRIYKGRVSSIMDNGRFVELMGLEEGKEGIVHVSQMGSERIGSVKDFVRKGQEVYVKVISKTGEKLGLSMVDVDQNTGEDLEPLKKGSRGGRIGLDTRVGVSGIPVVEEVKGGRSRQGLKRMSSPEKWEIKQLVASGVLSAKELPGFDDEDDGVVYCEEGAEEELEVELNEKEPPFLYGKTKNSVDISPVKIFKNPDGSLSRAAALGNALMKERREVREQQQRTMLDSIPKDLNRPWEDPMPETGERHLAQELRGVGLSEYDMPEWKKEAYGKALTFGQKSKLSIQEQRQSLPIYKLKKELIQAVHDLQVLVVLGETGSGKTTQITQYLAEAGYTTRGKIGCTQPRRVAATSVAKRVAEEFGCRLGEEVGYAIRFEDCTGPDTVIKYMTDGMLLREILIDENLTQYSVIMLDEAHERTISTDILFGLLKMLVGRRPDLRLIVTSATLDVEKFSEYFFNCNVFSIPGRTFPVEILYTKQPEIDYLEAALITVLQIHLTEPEGDILVFLTGQEEIDFACQCLYDRMKALGRNVPELIILPVYSALPSEIQSRIFDPAPPGKRKVVVATNIAEASLTIDGIYYVVDPGFAKQNVYNPKQGLDSLVVTPISQASAKQRAGRAGRTGPGKCYRLYTESAYRNEMSPTSIPEIQRSNLGMTTLTMKAMGINDLLSFDFMDPPPPQALISAMEQLYSLGALDEEGLLTKLGRKMAEFPMEPPLSKMLLASVDLGCSNEIITIIAMIQTGNVFYRPREKQSQADQRKAKFFQQEGDHLTLLAVYEAWKAKNFSGPWCFENFIQSRSLRRAQDVRKQLLSIMDKYKLDVVSAGNNPTKISKAICAGFFFHAARKDPQEGYRTLVENQPVYIHPSSALFQRQPDWVIYHELVMTTKEYMREVTVVDPKWLIELAPRFFKVSDSTKMSKRKLQERIEPLYDRYNEPNSWRLSKRRG
- the LOC141597053 gene encoding putative pre-mRNA-splicing factor ATP-dependent RNA helicase DEAH5 isoform X2 — translated: MDNGRFVELMGLEEGKEGIVHVSQMGSERIGSVKDFVRKGQEVYVKVISKTGEKLGLSMVDVDQNTGEDLEPLKKGSRGGRIGLDTRVGVSGIPVVEEVKGGRSRQGLKRMSSPEKWEIKQLVASGVLSAKELPGFDDEDDGVVYCEEGAEEELEVELNEKEPPFLYGKTKNSVDISPVKIFKNPDGSLSRAAALGNALMKERREVREQQQRTMLDSIPKDLNRPWEDPMPETGERHLAQELRGVGLSEYDMPEWKKEAYGKALTFGQKSKLSIQEQRQSLPIYKLKKELIQAVHDLQVLVVLGETGSGKTTQITQYLAEAGYTTRGKIGCTQPRRVAATSVAKRVAEEFGCRLGEEVGYAIRFEDCTGPDTVIKYMTDGMLLREILIDENLTQYSVIMLDEAHERTISTDILFGLLKMLVGRRPDLRLIVTSATLDVEKFSEYFFNCNVFSIPGRTFPVEILYTKQPEIDYLEAALITVLQIHLTEPEGDILVFLTGQEEIDFACQCLYDRMKALGRNVPELIILPVYSALPSEIQSRIFDPAPPGKRKVVVATNIAEASLTIDGIYYVVDPGFAKQNVYNPKQGLDSLVVTPISQASAKQRAGRAGRTGPGKCYRLYTESAYRNEMSPTSIPEIQRSNLGMTTLTMKAMGINDLLSFDFMDPPPPQALISAMEQLYSLGALDEEGLLTKLGRKMAEFPMEPPLSKMLLASVDLGCSNEIITIIAMIQTGNVFYRPREKQSQADQRKAKFFQQEGDHLTLLAVYEAWKAKNFSGPWCFENFIQSRSLRRAQDVRKQLLSIMDKYKLDVVSAGNNPTKISKAICAGFFFHAARKDPQEGYRTLVENQPVYIHPSSALFQRQPDWVIYHELVMTTKEYMREVTVVDPKWLIELAPRFFKVSDSTKMSKRKLQERIEPLYDRYNEPNSWRLSKRRG
- the LOC141597054 gene encoding protein CDI-like, producing MGSTDLGSIAANPNLLNPQKLINDSSIQNNGTLIPFKIFIGYDPKEDIAYEVCKYSLLKRSSIPLEIYPIKQCELRQKGLYWRERGKLESTEFSFTRFLTPHLANFEGWAMFVDCDFLYLSDFKDLVGLIDDKYAIMCVQHDYAPKETTKMDGAVQTVYPRKNWSSMVLYNCGHVKNKVLTPEIVNTQTGAYLHRFQWLEDHEIGEIPFVWNFLVGHNRVVEGKPDTVPKAIHYTLGGPWFDAWKECEFGDLWLKELEEYQNQKDKMEKN